One genomic region from Vigna radiata var. radiata cultivar VC1973A unplaced genomic scaffold, Vradiata_ver6 scaffold_276, whole genome shotgun sequence encodes:
- the LOC106754891 gene encoding RING-H2 finger protein ATL11-like, which yields MQKESPLIRLHSFDQGHAWLALLHLLIHMSPPVTGQPVTPAIEPDSNKSVIVIMVIIAIMFLISALISLYSRKCSDRQAMARGTLDLAASTGATGNPSSQSEPSGLSQATIETFPTFLYSDVKSFKIGKDTLACAVCLSEFQDHDTLRMIPKCCHVYHPNCIDVWLASHTTCPVCRANLVPQPEDLDTNTNMLPMLSIQVPGEHEDEDESGEHEHESVVSEEGKRGHAEVESPKVDLLRRIHSLHQSRPSRSRSTGFLSSLLFPRSNSMGQLAQPGENYERFTLRLPEEVQSQMMNSRLKRANSCACFTRMSSGTWGYRTRSVGSGRGRGCVQYERFNGEEQWGFTLTSPNLVKNGSNRSSRKSLVDNNPNEGSS from the coding sequence ATGCAAAAAGAGAGTCCTCTCATTAGACTCCACAGTTTCGACCAAGGCCATGCATGGCTCGCTCTCTTGCACCTTCTCATTCACATGTCACCGCCAGTAACCGGTCAACCGGTAACTCCGGCAATAGAACCCGACAGCAACAAATCCGTCATCGTCATCATGGTCATCATCGCCATAATGTTCCTCATCTCAGCCTTAATCTCTCTCTACTCTCGCAAATGCTCCGACCGACAAGCGATGGCACGTGGCACACTCGACCTCGCCGCATCCACTGGCGCAACCGGTAACCCGTCGTCGCAAAGCGAACCCAGCGGTCTCAGCCAGGCCACCATAGAAACCTTCCCCACATTCCTCTACTCCGACGTGAAGAGTTTCAAAATCGGAAAAGACACTTTAGCATGCGCTGTGTGCTTGAGCGAGTTCCAAGACCACGATACCCTTCGTATGATCCCCAAATGTTGCCACGTGTACCACCCCAATTGCATCGACGTGTGGTTAGCTTCTCACACCACTTGTCCAGTGTGTCGCGCCAACCTCGTTCCACAACCTGAAGACTTAGACACGAACACGAACATGCTACCCATGTTGTCCATTCAGGTACCCGGTGAACATGAAGATGAAGACGAAAGTGGTGAACATGAACACGAGAGTGTTGTCAGTGAGGAAGGGAAAAGAGGTCATGCTGAAGTGGAGTCACCGAAGGTGGATTTGCTTCGGAGGATTCATTCGTTGCATCAGAGTCGTCCGTCACGGTCGAGATCCACTGGGTTCTTATCCTCTCTCTTGTTTCCGCGATCGAACTCAATGGGGCAATTGGCGCAGCCAGGGGAGAACTATGAGAGGTTTACGCTAAGGTTACCGGAGGAGGTACAAAGCCAGATGATGAACTCGAGACTTAAGCGTGCGAATAGTTGTGCATGCTTTACAAGAATGAGCAGTGGCACGTGGGGGTATAGAACGAGAAGCGTGGGAAGTGGACGTGGAAGAGGGTGTGTGCAGTACGAGAGGTTCAATGGTGAGGAACAATGGGGTTTCACTTTGACCTCACCGAACCTCGTTAAAAACGGTTCGAATAGATCCTCCAGAAAATCACTGGTAGATAATAATCCTAATGAAGGATCCTCTTAA
- the LOC106754892 gene encoding uncharacterized protein LOC106754892 → MPLGPRYDHYANLNTSRERIFDKALQANLIFVRRRETPVDADNTKICRYHDDGGHTTEGCQGLKDELERLIRARGSPRKEPIRRSPEKTTRPTDRSRSRSRGRAYDRPARGRIDTISRGFAGGGASSSTRKRHLRNLQSVHNVSRHHLSIPDITFTNADFHAPDPDQDDPMVITARITQYDVSKVLIDQGTSVNILYWSTFQKMEFSEDVVAPFNEQIVGFAGERVDTQGYLDLRTPLGTGERSKELRVRFLLVEANTAYNAIFGRPCLNAFGAIMSIPHLAMKFPSEKGNICTVKAD, encoded by the coding sequence ATGCCGTTAGGTCCCCGCTATGACCATTATGCAAACCTCAACACATCTAGAGAAAGGATATTTGACAAAGCCCTACAAGCCAACCTCATTTTCGTACGAAGACGAGAGACACCCGTGGACGCAGACAATACTAAAATCTGCAGATACCACGATGATGGGGGACACACTACCGAAGGCTGTCAAGGACTGAAGGATGAACTAGAGAGGCTTATCCGAGCGAGAGGCTCCCCTAGAAAGGAGCCCATTCGAAGAAGTCCGGAGAAAACCACTCGGCCAACAGACCGGTCGAGAAGTCGTTCCCGAGGAAGAGCATACGATAGGCCAGCTAGGGGACGCATTGATACGATCTCTCGAGGGTTTGCTGGGGGAGGGGCGTCATCCTCTACCCGGAAAAGGCATCTGCGAAACCTGCAAAGTGTTCACAATGTAAGCCGTCACCATCTATCAATTCCGGACATCACGTTCACCAACGCAGACTTCCATGCCCCGGATCCTGACCAAGATGACCCTATGGTCATTACCGCACGGATAACACAATATGATGTTAGCAAAGTTCTGATTGACCAAGGAACCTCAGTCAACATACTCTACTGGTCCACGTTCCAGAAAATGGAATTTTCAGAGGATGTCGTCGCCCCTTTTAATGAACAGATCGTAGGGTTCGCCGGGGAAAGGGTAGACACTCAGGGATACTTGGACCTACGAACACCACTAGGTACGGGAGAACGTTCGAAAGAACTACGCGTACGGTTTTTACTGGTGGAAGCCAATACCGCCTACAATGCTATTTTCGGACGACCTTGCCTGAATGCTTTCGGTGCAATCATGTCCATTCCCCACCTGGCGATGAAGTTTCCGTCCGAAAAAGGGAACATATGTACAGTGAAAGCAGACTAG